Part of the Rothia mucilaginosa genome, GAAACAGCAAAAAATCAGAAGAAGGTGGATTCCCTGCTTGACCTTCTGCATCTGTTGGGACAAGCCAATATTTTCCGTGCGCCAGTCGCCCCCACCTCAAGCGAGCTACAGGAGGTGTTGGGTGTTACGGCGCCGACTCTGCGCGATAGGCTCAAGCTGCTGCAGGGGCTTGGGTTTGTTGAGGGTGTGAAGGCTGGCCGCACGATGCGCTGGTCGCTCACCGAGGCGGGAACCACCCTGCTGGGCTTGCCTGCTGTTGATGATGACGAAGAATAGCCCACGAGCATAAGAAACAGGGGAGGGGCCGCACCAGAATGTATCCCGCCTATAACTGGCAGAATCGTGGAATCCATCTTTGCAGTAGCGGAACGGGCCGGTTGCAGACATAAGTATCGGTATGTGGTAATCCATCTGCTCACGCCACCATTGTGTAAGGCTCCTGTAGTCGCCGTGTGATTCATCCCATGTCTGCTACATTAGGGTCAGGCGACATAATGCTTCCGGGTGCTTCCACCACTCAGAACACCAGAAAGTATTCTGGATATCTATTTTGCGGTTTAACGAGGCCGTACACCTGAACTCGAATACCGAATGACTGGAAACGTAATAGTAATCAATCACAAGCGACGGGGCGAAGCACAGAGCGCTCCTAGCCTGCATCTGAGAGACATGCCCATCGAGCACTTGTATGTGCGCTATCAAAGGATAGCGCGGAACCTGCCGAGACGGATCCGCTGGCTTGCTTTGGTATTCGCGCCAACGAGCACGAGCTTCACCGTCTTCACCGCTGGCCTACTGAATGTTGCAGGGGCTCTGATGATTACGGCAGGTATCGGCCGGGTAACGTCAGGTGAGAGGACCCCAGGCAGTGCTATTTGGTTACTCATCTTCGCTTTCCTGGCTGAAAGCCTAGGGTACTGGGTGAAGGAACGCCAAGAGCTTATTCTCACGATCGCGGTTCGACAGCTTACATACCGCCGTTTCCGGGACATCTTTGGTAGGTCATCCCATCCGCCGGAAGCTCACGGACATGTTCTCACATACCCAGCACAGATCAGCCAGTTTGCCTTCGTTGTTGATTTCGCCGTTTCAACCGTTCAGATTATTGCCTTTCTCGCGGCTTCGCTCGCGCTATATGGTGCAAGCGGCGCCATCGCTGCGTTGCTCATCACTGGATTGGTATTCGTCAGCGTCCGTCTCATCAACTTGGTGGGCCGACTATGGGAACAGTACGTCGCTCTAGAGGGAGAGCGTCGGCAGTGGATCCAGCGTGTAGCAAACGCGCTGCCTCGAGGGCAAAGCATCCCCAGCTGGGGTACCGCCCTGGACAAGGTCGCTAGCATCCGAAACACCGAAGAGCAGCTTCTGCACAGACGAGTCCCGTTGCAGATCCTGAATGGATTCCTTGAACGGGGAGCACTAACTGCGGTGCTCGCTGTGGTTGCGGTTCTCGGCGCGTGGCTCTGGCCATCCGCTCATTTCGGTGTTGGAATTATTTTGGCAGCCCGCTACCTGTACGCAGCGGTGCAGAACAACATCGTAAACTATCGGGTTATTCGGCTCGCTGTGCCAATGATGCGTGAGCTCGACAAGCTCGAGTCGTCTCCAAATTGCACGGTTAAACAGCAGGACTGGGTGGGGCAGCCTTCAAATTCTAGAGAGGTGCTTGCCGCTACGTCTGAGCGCGCTGAAGCATTGCGCACATCCGTGACCACCCCCGATTCTGCTTTCGTACCACGCAACCCGGAAGTGTCCCATTCGGTGTTGTCAGCGTGGCGAGCTTCTGCTTCGCCACATCAGGTATCCCGGTTCACTAGCCTCGCTTTAGGTATGGGGCTCAGTGAGGATGTGATCGGGCGGTTCTGGCAAGACGCAACAACCTTGTCGTCAGGAGAGAGACACCGTGCTGCTGTCGCTATCGTTTTGGCAGACAAACCGGACTGGCTAATTTTGGACGATACGTTCGCAGCGCTTGATCCTGTAGCACGAGAAGTGGTTGCCGAGAGGATCTTAGAGTGCGTGCCAACGTGCACACTTCTGGCAAGCTCGGAGGAGTACGTACCGAGTGCCTTCACCCCCGGCAATGATGCGAGGGTAGACCCTCTTGAGTTGCAGGCTCATAGCCCCGGGGCAGCTAAGGAGGCAGATGCTGGTTCGACGGATGTGAGCGAGGGACAGGACCTTCCTGACCCTGAGCCGAAGCGTGCCACATTCCGACGATCGGCCCTGTTGTTGTTTGGACCGCATTTGGTGTGGATTACGTGTGGCGCCCTACTCTTGAGCGGATCCGAAGTTGCTTTTGCAATGACGATTGCTCACAGTGATGGGCTGTCTGCTCAGGTTGCTGGAGTGTCAGCTGCTTGCGCACTGGCAGCAATTGTTGGGTCCGTCATGTTCTTTGGTCCGCTCTACTGGGCTCCCATCGCTAGGCTGAGCGATTTGCACGACCGGGTTATACGGAGGCTCGATCGATTCGCTAGTCCTAGAACAAGCGGTGCGGTCATGGGGCGGATGGGTGAAGACTTCTCCGACCTTCAGATGTCGGTGCCTAGCGCCCTGGGTTCGGTATTTATGGTCATTCTACAGACCTTTATGCTCATCGGAGGCGCAGTGGCCGGCGCCCCGCTGTTCATAATCGCTGTGTTGGCGGTAGCACCCCTAGCGATGCTTGCTATGCGTCAGGGTTCAAAGTGGATTCTCCCTGCCTCGACGACGGCTGCCAATCGCCGAGGTGACTTCATCGGGGTGGCTGGTGCCCAGGCTGGCTTACACGCTGCGCCCGTCAGTGCAGGGCTGCGTCGGGCTGGAGAAGAAGCCTACGCTCATTCGGAGGCTGCATACGTCAGCAGCTCGATTCAGTTGGCGAACGTCTACGCACTGCGTACGGGACTGATTCAGTCGCTTGTGGTGTCACTGAATGTTTCTGCAGTGGTATTGGCACTGATGGTCGAAGGATCGAACTCAGTGGTTGCTCCCGCGGTCGTAATATATTTTGCAGTAACTCTGTCATCTGGCATCCAATCTACGGTGGAGACGCTGCAACAGGTTGGTGTAGTCAGCTTGACTGCGGAGCGTGTTCGGATGCTTGAAGAGTACCGGGCCGACCGTTCTTATCCGCCCGTGCGGTCTGCTGACCTGGCTCTGCTTGAGAGCGTTCTTGACTCTGGGTGTTCTATGGTTGCCTTGATTGGACCAACTGGCGCGGGGAAGTCCGTCATGCTTGATGCTCTATACCGTCGGTATCCCCAAGGCGAAGTGGTAATCGTACCAGATATCGATCCGTTCGCATCTGAAGCATCGAATTCGAGCGGGCTCATGCTTGCGCGTTCCGTGTTACGTGACGGCGCTGCCCGGCTTGTGTTGCTTGATGAGACCTTGAAGAGTCTCACTCCGTCAGAGGAGCGCACTGAGCTCGAATCGATGGCGTGCGCTATCGAGGGCAGCGACAAGCAGGTTGTGATTGTCCTTCACTCGCGCTCTAACCTTGATCGTTTCAAAGAAGTGGTGAATTTAGATGAGTGAGCTGACCCAAGTACTACGTTTTTCTCCAAGAACTATCGAGGACGAAATGTGAATCTATAGGGCCAAACCTATAGCCTGGACCGATTCGTCGGTGGCACTTCTGAACGAGTACGGCGCCACACTGTGCACACCCGCCCCTCCTGCCCCCGATAATGCCCTGATACCGCCCGCGATAAAAACCCCCCGTTAAAAACACGGTCGGGGCCGTCTCGCACGCAGGCTCGAAAAGTGCGAGAATGGAGCAGAAAAGAAAACTACGAAAGAAGATACTTTCATGCTTATTCTCGTTGTGAACGCCGGTTCTTCCTCCCTGAAGTACCAGGTGCGTGACACCTCCCTGCCCGAGGCAGAGCAGATGCTGACCTCCGGCCTCGTCGAAAACATCGGCACCGACGTGCCCAACCACGAAGTCGCATTCGACATCATGTCCGAGAAGCTTGAGCCCGTCCTGCACGGCCGCGAGCTGCAGGCAGTCGGCCACCGCGTGGTGCAGGGTGCAGAGAAGTTCACCCACCCCACCCTGCTGACCGAGGAAGTTGTCCAGCAGATCGACGACCTCTCCCCGCTGGCACCGCTGCACAACCCCGCACACGTTCAGGGCATGCGCGCAGCAATGCACAAGTGGCCCTCCCTGCCGCAGGTCGCTATCTTCGACACCGCGTTCCACTCCACCATGCCCGAAGAAGCATGGCGCTACGCAATCCCCTACGACCTGGCTGACAAGTACAGCATCCGCCGCTACGGCTTCCACGGCACCAGCCACGAGTACGTCTCCCACGTTGCAGCTGACATGCTCGGCATTGCACGTGACGAGTTCAACGGTATCGTCGCACACCTCGGTAACGGTGCGTCCGTGACCGCTGTGAAGGGCGGCAAGTCCGTCGACACCTCCATGGGCTACACCCCGCTGGCTGGCCTGATTATGGGTACCCGCTCCGGCGACATTGACCCCTCGGCACTGACCACTATTCTGGTTCGTGAGGGCATCGACGGTG contains:
- a CDS encoding acetate/propionate family kinase, with the translated sequence MLILVVNAGSSSLKYQVRDTSLPEAEQMLTSGLVENIGTDVPNHEVAFDIMSEKLEPVLHGRELQAVGHRVVQGAEKFTHPTLLTEEVVQQIDDLSPLAPLHNPAHVQGMRAAMHKWPSLPQVAIFDTAFHSTMPEEAWRYAIPYDLADKYSIRRYGFHGTSHEYVSHVAADMLGIARDEFNGIVAHLGNGASVTAVKGGKSVDTSMGYTPLAGLIMGTRSGDIDPSALTTILVREGIDGARLDTILNKESGLLALAGSNDMRKVVEAAQSGDERAQLALDMTSYRLMKYIGGYNLVVGGAQALIFTAGIGENSGDFRKLVLDRLGALGIKYNEEENAKRSPEPRVISTEDSAIKVLVIPTNEEKAIAEATEELVKSL